The genomic region GTCTCCCGCAGTTCTACGAGGGCGAAGGGCTGGTGTGGGACGTCTACCGCGAGGGCGAGGCCCGGGTGTTCGACGACCTCTCCACGGTCGACGGGGTCTACAATCCCAATACGCCACTCAACAGCGAGATAATCGTCCCTATCGGGCCACACGGGGTCATGATGACCGGGTCGACCCAGGTCGACGGCTTCGACGAGACCGACCTCGAACTCATGTCGCTGCTGGCCTCGAACACCGAGGCTGCCCTCGACCGCTCCGAACGCGAGAAACTGCTCCAGGACAGGAAGCAGAGCCTCGCCCGGCAGTCCGAACGTCTGCGGGCGGTCGCGAACATCCTCTCCGACGACCTGCAATCGCACCTCGACACGGTGGCGAGCGAGTTCCAGGGCGAGGAAGAGGCCGACGCGGCCGAGACGCTGACCCGCGCCGAGGAGCTGGTCGACGACATCCTCGAGTTCGCCCGCGACCAGACCTCCATCGGCTCGCGCTCCTCGGTCGACTTCGAGAGCGCCCTCGCCGACGCCCTCGACGCCTCCATCGCAGAGGACATGACGGTCTACCTCGAGTTCGAGGGTCGCCTGCGGGCCGAGCGCGACCGGTTCGTCCACATGCTCGAGACCGTCTTCAACGACATCTGCGCCCGGGCCGGCGACGAGACGGCGACGGTCCGCATCGGCCCCATCGAGGACGACGCGACGGGCCGACCGACCGGGTTCTACATCCTCGACGACGCCGAGAAGATCCCCGAGACGGAGTTCGACAGGGTGTTCGAACCCGCGACGACAGCGGAGTCCGACGACGTGGGGCTCGGGCTGGCCGTCGCCCGCGAGATCGCCGAGGCCCACGGCTGGGAGGTCGACGTCTCGACCGGTCAGGCCGGCGGCACGCAGTTCTCTCTGACTGGGCTGGTGACGTTCGAAGTCACGCGGCAGTGATTGTGTGTTCACATATTCTTGGATCTAAATCACTCTGAGTCTGTACATCTTAAATGAAAAACTACAGTAGAAGGGGATTGAAATACCAATGGAGCAGCCGAACATTGGAACAGGTATGATGTTGGCCTTCGATTACGTATATCAATATTAGACTTCGTTCCCGTCGTCATCAATCCATACAATCTCATGCGTCCTTTCAACTGCGTCCTTCGGGTCTAGTCTATCAGGTAAATTGAACTCATCTATACCTTTGAGATCGCCAAAATCAAAATTTTGAGGGACATGAATCTCTGAAATATCATACCTCTCGTACACAACAGCGTAATGTTCAAAATTTGATTTAATACTTTTTACAGCATCCCACTCATTGGCTCCTTTGATTAATTGTTCGATTTTGATGCATTCTTCTGGTCCTTCCATCGAAACGATTCTTTCAGGAGTGTTCTTTGAACGGAAGACAACGTCGAATTTTATTGGTTGTTTTGAAATTTCCCACCGACGAATCCGTTCGTAATCTCCTGGTGGATACTGAGATTCGTCGTTGTCCTCGGAGATGTCTGGGGTTGGTAATTCAATGTCTTCATTTTCTAAATCAATCCACATTAGATGAACAGTCTGACGTTCTCCTGGGGCAATATCTCGATAAACTTCATTTTCATCAGCCCATCGAGTATAGTATTGAGAATTTTCAAGACTTCCCATTCTGGTTCGAATTGTTGCTTCTTCTGCTGTCTCACGGCCTTGATTGCATATTACTGCATGGATACAGACCGCATTCTCTGCTTCAACCATGTCTATCGGGTCTAGAATATGAAACCTATCTGGATATTTTACAATGTGGTTGCTTGTAATCGTGAGGTACGGGCGCTGGAAGTGCCTGTTGGCCTCAAATATAACGATTGGAAACGCGCCGATGAGAGAACCGATAAGAATGGGTTGCAATTCGAAAGATTCAATAATTAAAGCAATTATAAGCATATATAAAACACCAGTCAGTAATACAATAATTTGCTGATATCGGGCATGGGTTCCACCTAGGAATTCAACGGTACGCCAGAGAAATTTCGCAGGGCTTGTCACATCCGATTCGGAGTAGGGAGACCGTTTGGCCAATCGATTAGTTTGGGTTGGAATTGTGAGCATTAATCCATTAAGGACTAAAGCTGTAGAAAAAATAACTGAATCAAATCCTTTGACCACAATATGTCACCATAGAATCCCCCTCCAATTGAAACTTTGTGAGACTGGGCTCTTACGACGCAACGTTTATTCTAATGTTAGCCGTACCCCCAAGCAGTGTCAAACGCTGATCCCTTGTACAAGCAGGTTGGCGAATTTATTGAGGATTACCTAAGGGAGGAGCTGAGCGTTTCTGGAATGCAGCGACTGCATGAAGAGTACTTTTCTGAGACTGTGGACTTTTTAAAGTGGAAGGACGTGATTCAAGAGTACACTCTCAAAAAAGAGTGGTCAAATAAGGAATTCCAGAGGTTTGTCCAGTACGCAAAACAATTTGTAGCGCAAGATCAACGGACGGTTTCAGAAGTATATTTAACATCTCCTGAGGTTGGCGGAGTGTTACACGCAAATCCGGATAGATTGGCTGACCAGCATCCATATTCTCCGGATGATGATGATGATGATGGAAGCGGTTTCGTACCTCTGCATAACTCCAATAGGCAGAATCGGGGCTTATACATTCATGTCCAAAATCAGATTTCAGTTCGATACTCAGGAGATATCGAGCGATATACTCAAGAATCGGTAATCCCATTCAAATATGATTCAAAACTTGACATTTTAATTGCTGAAAGTACATATCCCCCTGACGTTCAACGATTGAAGTCCGCTTTCGACAGAAATACTCAGTATGGTGTTGAAACGTTCTGTGCGAATCTAAGAAAGCCTCAATTCGGCCCAGTAGAGGTTTGTCAACGTATGAATGACATCTCAATAGTATCTGATGTCGAATTGACTCATATTGACGTTGAATTTATTGGTCAGACAGTTATTCAGGAGTTCTCTTCAGACTATAATCCACCAAATTCGCCCGAACTCCTACGTGAGAGCGATTTCTCAACAGAAAATTTCGGCGGCAAAACAAAAATCCGGTCAGCCGAAGCCAAAGTTATCATTGAGGACGAAGTATACGATTTTAAAATTTCTTCAGGTGACCGTATGTTTTACACTCAATTCATGAACCCTCCAAAGCGGAAAACTGCAAAACAACTACTAAATCAGATTCGATATGAAGTTATACAAATATTTGAAGAGGGCAGAAAATAAAATTGTCTTTGCTGCGTCTACATCCCCTAGTGTGAAACAGATTCGATTTGGTAGAGTGATGCGTGCTTTCAATTATCAGTCCGCGCCAGATCCTGACACACGCGCCGGTAGGCGTCGTGGTCCGACAGTTCGGTGATAGTCTCGTCTATCTGGGCGCGCATCACGTGCAATCGGTCCTCCAGTCGCGAGTACTTCTCCGACGCCCGGAGCTCGGCTTCGGTCTTCTGGGAGTCGAGCAGCGCCTTCTTCGAGGCGAGCGCGAAGAACTCCTGAATCTGCTCGTCGTAGGTCGAGCGCAACAACAGTTGGTCGATGATCTCGAGCAAGTCGTCCTTCGAGACGGGTTTGACGAGGTAGTCGTCGAAGCCCATCTGGATGATGTCGAAGTCGGGTTCGACCGCCGTGACCATCGCGATGCGGGTGTCGAGTTCGCGGTCGCGGATGGTCGAGAGGACCTCGTCGCCGGAGAGGCCGGGCATCCGCCGGTCGAGCAGGACGATGTCGACCTCTTCCGAGATGGCTTCGAGCGCCTGCTGGCCGTTGTACGCCGTCTTGACGGTACACGCGTCTCTCAGCCACGCCGCGTACAGGTTGGCGAGGTCGGGTTCGTCCTCGACGATGAGTGCGACTGGACCCTCAGCCATCGCCCAGACCACCCACGTAGGTCTGCATGATAGGGTCATTGATACTTGGTGTATAAGTAGATGACGGGGGTGCAATCGGTGATAACCACACGAATCTGACCTGACAGGCAACGTGCCCGTCGTGGCGAGAAACAGCCGCGGGGGCGGACCTACGCGAGTTCGTTCTCGATGACAGCGCGGAGGGTCGCGATCTCGTCTGCGTCGTACCTGAGGTCGGTCCACGAGACGGAGAGTTCGAGGGCTCCGTCGCGAATGCCCGACCCGATGTGTTCGACCGGGGCGACGCCGTCGAAGGTCTCGCGGACCGCGTCGGGTTCGGTCGTCTGGACGAGGGCGCGGCCGGGCTGTTCGTGGAACAGCAGGCCGGTCTGCTCGTCACGCGGCGTGAGCCCACCGTTCTCCGGAAGCTCGACCGAGAGCCCGGCGTCGGCGTGGACCATCTCCGCCAGCGCGACGGCGAGGCCGCCGTGGCTCACGTCGTGGACCGCCTCGACGTGCTCGGCGTCGGCCACGTCCGCGAGTGCGGCGACGAAGTCCGCGGGGTTCTCCGGGAGTTCCGGGAACTGGTCGCTGCCGCCAGCCTGTGCGAGGTACTCGGAGCCGCCGAGACGGAACTCGTCGCCCTCCGAGAGCGTCCGGTCGCCGACGAGCAGCAGTTCACCCTCGGGGGCAGCGTGCATCGGCGGCGCGTCGTAGCCCTCCTTGGTGCCGACCATCATGAGCGTCGGCGTCGGCGGGATGGGCCCGGACGGCGAGTCGTTGTAGAGGGAGACGTTCCCGCCGACCACGGGCACGGAGAGGTCGGCACACATCTCCGCGAGTCCGTCGACGATTCCCTTGAAGCCGCCGTACACGTCGGGCTTCTCCGGGTTGCCGCCGTTGAGACAGTCGACCGCGGCGAGCGGGGTCGCGCCCTTCGCCGCGATATTGGTTGCGTTCTCCAGGGCGACCGCGCGAGCCCCGTCGAAGGGTGCACACTCGGTCCACAGCGGGTCCGAGCCAGCCGACAGGGCGAGACCCTGACCGGCCTCGCGGACCGCGACCAGCGCCGAATCGTCGCCCGGCAGCACGCTGGTCCGGTTACCGACCTCGTGGTCGTACTGGCGGTACACCCAGCGCTTGGACGCCGTGGTCGGGCTGCCGACGACTGCCTCGAACGCCTCGGGCAGGTCGACGTCGGGCAGGTCGGTCTCGGGGACCGGCGGCTCCTCGTGGGGCAGGTCGTTCATCGGCGCACCGTCGCCGAGGTACTCGGCATCGACCGAGACGACCTCCTCGCCGTCGAAGGTGCAGACGTAGTCGCCGTCGGTCACCTCGCCGATGACCGAGCAGCCGAGGTCGAACCGTTCTGCGACCTCGCGCACGCGCTCGACGTTCTCTTCCGTGACCTCGTACACCATCCGCTCCTGGGACTCCGCCAGGAGGATCTCCAGCGCGTTCATGTTCGGCTCGCGCTGGTGGACGCGTTCGAGCTCGATTCGTGCCCCGAGCCCGCCCTTGGCGACGAGTTCGCTGGAGGCACCGCCGAGGCCGGCCGCGCCGAGGTCGCGAGCCGATTCGACGAGATGCTCCTCGACGAGGACCTCGTTGGCCTCGATGAGCAGTTTCTCGGTGTAGGGGTCACCGACCTGGACCGCAGGGCGGTCCTCGGTCTCGGCGTCCTCGCTCAGGTCCTCGCTCGCGAAGGAGGCACCTCCGAGGCCGTCGCGACCCGTCCCGTTCCCGACGAGGACGAGTTTGTTGCCCGGCTCCTGTGCCTCGGCCGTGATGAGGCGGTCCGCGTCGAGCAGGCCGACGCAGGCCACGTTCACCAGCGGGTTGCCCTCGTAGTCGGGGTGGAAGTCGACGCTTCCGCCCACCGTCGGGACCCCGATACAGTTCCCGTAGTGACTGATGCCCTCGACGACGCCCTCGAACAGGTAGCGCGAGTGCTCGCGGTCGAAGTCGCCGAAGTACAGCGAGTCGGTCAG from Haloarchaeobius sp. HME9146 harbors:
- a CDS encoding PAS domain-containing protein, whose translation is MNDRTRTTERSLPILDRVGDAFFALDTGWRFTYINDRAESMLKRSRNDLIGRVMWDEFPETVETQFPEGFHQAMETQEPVSFEVYHHPLDTWFEARAYPAPSGLSVYLRDITDRKDRENELAQHARVVEAVHDGVITVDDENRIASVNEAIETTMGATRDELVGEPIRRLPELASINAEGAMAMGEAIGKIQSGNARHSRFELEFTNADGEQRVGEMRMVALGEGQASVAGVIRDVTEQREYERMVGSLHEVTRWLFQAEDAAEICSVAVHAAGEMLDLPISGVWLINDEQGVLDPMAATMDAHTELGGLPQFYEGEGLVWDVYREGEARVFDDLSTVDGVYNPNTPLNSEIIVPIGPHGVMMTGSTQVDGFDETDLELMSLLASNTEAALDRSEREKLLQDRKQSLARQSERLRAVANILSDDLQSHLDTVASEFQGEEEADAAETLTRAEELVDDILEFARDQTSIGSRSSVDFESALADALDASIAEDMTVYLEFEGRLRAERDRFVHMLETVFNDICARAGDETATVRIGPIEDDATGRPTGFYILDDAEKIPETEFDRVFEPATTAESDDVGLGLAVAREIAEAHGWEVDVSTGQAGGTQFSLTGLVTFEVTRQ
- a CDS encoding HalX domain-containing protein; the encoded protein is MAEGPVALIVEDEPDLANLYAAWLRDACTVKTAYNGQQALEAISEEVDIVLLDRRMPGLSGDEVLSTIRDRELDTRIAMVTAVEPDFDIIQMGFDDYLVKPVSKDDLLEIIDQLLLRSTYDEQIQEFFALASKKALLDSQKTEAELRASEKYSRLEDRLHVMRAQIDETITELSDHDAYRRVCQDLARTDN
- the purL gene encoding phosphoribosylformylglycinamidine synthase subunit PurL; translated protein: MSLADSDRELIEDELGRALTPAEATLFENLWSEHCAYRSSRPLLSAFESEGDQVVVGPGDDAAVVALDDSTYITMGIESHNHPSYVDPFDGAATGVGGIVRDTLSMGAYPIALTDSLYFGDFDREHSRYLFEGVVEGISHYGNCIGVPTVGGSVDFHPDYEGNPLVNVACVGLLDADRLITAEAQEPGNKLVLVGNGTGRDGLGGASFASEDLSEDAETEDRPAVQVGDPYTEKLLIEANEVLVEEHLVESARDLGAAGLGGASSELVAKGGLGARIELERVHQREPNMNALEILLAESQERMVYEVTEENVERVREVAERFDLGCSVIGEVTDGDYVCTFDGEEVVSVDAEYLGDGAPMNDLPHEEPPVPETDLPDVDLPEAFEAVVGSPTTASKRWVYRQYDHEVGNRTSVLPGDDSALVAVREAGQGLALSAGSDPLWTECAPFDGARAVALENATNIAAKGATPLAAVDCLNGGNPEKPDVYGGFKGIVDGLAEMCADLSVPVVGGNVSLYNDSPSGPIPPTPTLMMVGTKEGYDAPPMHAAPEGELLLVGDRTLSEGDEFRLGGSEYLAQAGGSDQFPELPENPADFVAALADVADAEHVEAVHDVSHGGLAVALAEMVHADAGLSVELPENGGLTPRDEQTGLLFHEQPGRALVQTTEPDAVRETFDGVAPVEHIGSGIRDGALELSVSWTDLRYDADEIATLRAVIENELA